The proteins below are encoded in one region of Amycolatopsis magusensis:
- the pdhA gene encoding pyruvate dehydrogenase (acetyl-transferring) E1 component subunit alpha, whose amino-acid sequence MSSPEQWTHPEPGAGPAATAAEPTPEQVIAGLRATTEGGADLTQLLTPEGERVASARFDPYVTDIDAEALRNLYRDMVLVRRADRESNAMQRQGQLGIWVPLLGQEAAQIGSGRALRPSDMAFPSYREHGVAWTRGVDFRELIGIFRCSDHGGWDFQHHGFHPYTIVIGNQVLNATGYAMGQKFEGKVGDDNGEATIVYFGDGATSQGDVHEGFVWSAVYDAPVVFFCQNNQWAISEPTERQSRLPLYQRARGYGFPGIRVDGNDVLACLAVTRWALDECRHGNGPVLIEAFTYRMDAHTTTDDPTRYRLSDELEEWKLKDPIERVRAHLARGGGADQEFFDKIDAEADSFAAELRDFVFNMPDPPPERIFENVYAEPSPVLEAQRREYLSYLEGFAGSEH is encoded by the coding sequence ATGTCGTCCCCGGAACAGTGGACGCATCCCGAACCGGGCGCCGGGCCTGCCGCGACAGCGGCGGAACCCACTCCCGAGCAGGTGATCGCGGGTTTGCGCGCAACGACCGAGGGTGGAGCCGACCTCACCCAGCTGCTGACGCCCGAGGGGGAACGCGTCGCTTCGGCGCGGTTCGACCCCTACGTCACCGACATCGACGCCGAGGCACTGCGGAACCTCTACCGCGACATGGTGCTGGTCCGGCGGGCGGACCGGGAGTCCAACGCGATGCAGCGCCAGGGCCAGCTCGGCATCTGGGTGCCGCTGCTCGGCCAGGAAGCGGCGCAGATCGGCTCCGGCCGCGCGCTCCGCCCGTCCGACATGGCCTTCCCGAGCTACCGCGAGCACGGCGTGGCGTGGACCCGCGGCGTCGACTTCCGCGAGCTGATCGGCATCTTCCGCTGCTCCGACCACGGTGGCTGGGACTTCCAGCACCACGGCTTCCACCCGTACACCATCGTCATCGGCAACCAGGTGCTCAACGCCACCGGGTACGCGATGGGTCAAAAGTTCGAGGGCAAGGTCGGCGACGACAACGGCGAAGCCACCATCGTCTACTTCGGTGACGGCGCCACCAGCCAGGGCGACGTGCACGAGGGCTTCGTCTGGTCCGCGGTCTACGACGCGCCGGTCGTCTTCTTCTGCCAGAACAACCAGTGGGCCATCTCCGAGCCCACCGAGCGCCAGTCGCGCCTGCCGCTGTACCAGCGCGCCCGCGGTTACGGCTTCCCCGGCATCCGCGTCGACGGCAACGACGTGCTCGCCTGCCTCGCGGTCACCCGCTGGGCGCTGGACGAGTGCCGCCACGGCAACGGCCCGGTGCTGATCGAGGCGTTCACCTACCGGATGGACGCGCACACCACCACCGACGACCCCACCCGCTACCGGCTCTCCGACGAGCTGGAGGAGTGGAAGCTCAAGGACCCGATCGAGCGGGTGCGCGCGCACCTGGCCCGCGGTGGCGGCGCCGACCAGGAGTTCTTCGACAAGATCGACGCCGAGGCCGACAGCTTCGCCGCCGAACTGCGGGACTTCGTGTTCAACATGCCCGACCCGCCGCCCGAGCGGATCTTCGAGAACGTCTACGCCGAGCCGTCGCCGGTGCTGGAGGCGCAGCGGCGCGAGTACCTGTCCTACCTCGAGGGTTTCGCGGGGAGTGAGCACTGA